The Zalophus californianus isolate mZalCal1 chromosome 8, mZalCal1.pri.v2, whole genome shotgun sequence genome has a segment encoding these proteins:
- the VAPB gene encoding vesicle-associated membrane protein-associated protein B/C has product MAKVEQVLSLEPQHELKFRGPFTDVVTTNLKLGNPTDRNVCFKVKTTAPRRYCVRPNSGIIDAGASINVSVMLQPFDYDPNEKSKHKFMVQSMFAPTDTSDMEAVWKEAKPEDLMDSKLRCVFELPAENDKPHDVEINKIIPTTASKTETPAVSKALSSSLDDTEVKKVMEECKRLQGEVQRLREENKQFKEEDGLRMRKTAQSNNPVPVVATAGKDEGLSARLLALLVLFFIVGVIVGKIAL; this is encoded by the exons GTCCCTTCACCGATGTCGTCACCACCAACCTAAAGCTTGGCAACCCAACGGACCGAAATGTGTGTTTTAAAGTGAAGACCACAGCACCACGTAGATACTGCGTGAGGCCCAACAGTGGGATCATCGATGCAGGGGCCTCCATTAATGTATCTG tgatGTTACAGCCTTTCGATTATGACCCCAATGAGAAAAGTAAACACAAGTTTATGGTTCAGTCTATGTTTGCTCCGACTGACACTTCTGATATGGAAGCAGTA tGGAAGGAGGCAAAACCGGAAGACCTTATGGATTCAAAACTTAGATGTGTGTTTGAATTGCCAGCAGAAAATGATAAACCA CATgatgtagaaataaataaaattatacccACAACTGCATCAAAGACAGAAACACCAGCGGTGTCTAAAGCTCTGAGTTCTTCTTTGGATGACACTGAAGTTAAGAAGGTGATGGAAGAGTGTAAGAGGCTGCAGGGGGAAGTGCAGAGGCTCCGGGAGGAGAACAAGCAATTCAAG GAAGAAGATGGGCTTCGGATGAGGAAGACAGCGCAGAGCAACAACCCTGTTCCTGTGGTAGCCACGGCCGGGAAGGACGAGGGCCTCAGTGCCCGGCTGCTCGCACTGCTGGTTTTGTTCTTCATCGTTGGCGTGATCGTAGGGAAGATCGCCTTGTAG